A stretch of the Sphingobacterium thalpophilum genome encodes the following:
- the pelA gene encoding pectate lyase, which translates to MEVSYCKIICLAALTLSLYPLRAQIQKDSLADKILLYQLPNGAWPKQLIDKSVVDYRLPIDGRLRKKIKDTGIDHATIDNNATTREINSLIKAYGTTKQEAYLKGAEKGIAYLLSAQYENGGFPQYYPNKSLYRAEITYNDNAMINALRVLDNVAKAQHGFEAIHTDYRKRAQSAVERGIACILKTQIIQNTTLTIWAAQYDEKNLTAAQARKFEPAALSTSESVAIVRFLMQQPATAQIQLAITRAISWFQNNKIKGYRFATEKNQSTGQTERKLIPDSASVVWARFYDLQDNRPLFGDRDNSIKYKFEELSEERKNGYAWFGDWPEKLIRVDYLKWKQQHQIQ; encoded by the coding sequence ATGGAAGTGTCTTATTGCAAAATCATCTGTTTAGCTGCGCTCACACTGAGTCTTTACCCTTTGCGCGCTCAAATTCAGAAGGACTCCCTTGCTGATAAGATCTTGTTGTATCAACTTCCAAATGGTGCATGGCCCAAACAGCTGATCGATAAAAGTGTAGTAGACTATAGACTGCCTATCGACGGCCGCCTTAGAAAAAAAATAAAAGACACTGGAATTGATCATGCAACCATAGACAACAACGCAACGACGAGAGAAATAAATAGCCTCATCAAAGCTTATGGTACAACAAAACAGGAAGCTTATTTAAAGGGTGCCGAAAAAGGGATAGCCTATCTCCTTTCTGCACAGTATGAAAATGGCGGATTTCCGCAATATTATCCCAACAAATCGCTTTATCGTGCCGAAATCACTTATAACGACAATGCCATGATCAATGCTCTTCGTGTGCTGGATAACGTTGCTAAAGCGCAACATGGCTTTGAGGCAATTCATACAGACTATCGAAAAAGAGCTCAGTCGGCTGTCGAGAGAGGGATAGCTTGCATCCTTAAAACGCAGATTATCCAAAACACAACACTCACGATCTGGGCAGCACAATATGATGAGAAAAACCTGACAGCAGCACAGGCACGGAAATTTGAGCCCGCAGCCTTGAGCACAAGTGAATCGGTCGCTATCGTACGCTTCCTTATGCAACAACCCGCCACTGCGCAGATTCAATTGGCTATAACTCGTGCAATCAGCTGGTTTCAAAATAATAAAATTAAAGGCTACCGCTTCGCTACTGAAAAAAATCAATCAACTGGGCAAACGGAGCGTAAGCTTATCCCAGACAGCGCATCCGTGGTCTGGGCACGTTTTTATGACCTTCAGGACAATAGGCCACTTTTTGGAGACAGGGATAATTCCATTAAGTACAAGTTCGAAGAATTGTCAGAAGAACGGAAGAATGGTTATGCATGGTTTGGAGACTGGCCTGAAAAATTAATCCGTGTGGACTATTTAAAATGGAAACAACAACATCAAATTCAATAA
- a CDS encoding tagaturonate reductase — translation MLLTQDTLQSIASDLVDTPTEASFLYPEKILQFGTGVLLRGLPDYFVNKANQQGLFRGRIVVIKSTSAGTADSFEQQNNLYTLCIKGLDEGKEISSYEINNSISRVLSASESWQEILKNAENPALEIVFSNTTEVGIVMSEDLVDDNPPKSFPGKLLAILYHRFKHFAGDITKGLTIVPTELITDNGSKLKKIIFDLAQQNSLSADFIEWLTGANDFCNTLVDRIVPGALSPADYVKTTAMLGYEDQLMIMAEPFRLWAIEATSDRVKQRLSFAVADSSVLLVPSIEKYKEIKLRLLNGTHTLSCAMALLSGFTTVKEAMQNAAFSQFIRLLMQDEIGPSILNTAISQNDVKDFSSKVMDRFANPYLEHKWESIALNYSSKMAMRNIPLLDKWYGSHSEAPQLFALGFAAYLYFLKSERKDSHYIRTINGRTIEIQDESAAVFYEAWQQPETVVHTVLSNVGLWNRDLTKFPGLEESVDRQLKQIIHNGALQALTILEHEK, via the coding sequence ATGCTACTTACACAAGATACATTACAATCCATTGCTTCCGATTTGGTCGATACACCAACAGAAGCCTCATTTTTATATCCTGAAAAAATACTTCAGTTTGGGACGGGTGTTTTACTTCGGGGCCTACCGGACTACTTTGTGAACAAAGCAAACCAGCAGGGGCTATTCCGGGGAAGAATTGTAGTCATCAAATCAACAAGCGCCGGTACTGCAGATTCGTTTGAACAGCAAAACAACTTATATACTTTGTGCATAAAGGGGTTGGACGAAGGCAAAGAAATATCAAGCTACGAGATAAATAATAGTATTTCTCGCGTGCTCTCAGCAAGCGAATCCTGGCAAGAAATACTGAAAAACGCAGAAAACCCCGCTCTTGAGATCGTTTTCTCCAATACCACTGAAGTCGGTATCGTGATGAGTGAAGACCTTGTTGACGACAATCCTCCAAAGTCTTTCCCCGGCAAGCTTTTGGCTATTTTATACCACCGGTTTAAACATTTTGCCGGCGACATTACGAAAGGGCTAACGATCGTGCCGACCGAACTGATAACGGATAATGGCAGCAAATTAAAAAAGATTATTTTTGACCTTGCTCAACAGAACAGTCTGTCAGCAGATTTTATAGAATGGCTGACGGGAGCCAACGACTTTTGCAATACTTTGGTGGACCGTATTGTCCCCGGTGCGCTATCGCCGGCAGACTATGTAAAGACAACAGCGATGTTAGGATATGAGGATCAGTTGATGATCATGGCCGAACCCTTCCGTTTGTGGGCCATCGAAGCAACATCCGACCGTGTAAAACAGCGCTTATCCTTCGCCGTAGCGGATTCCAGCGTGCTGCTGGTCCCCTCCATAGAAAAGTACAAAGAAATTAAGCTCAGGCTCCTCAATGGAACGCATACACTGAGCTGCGCAATGGCACTTCTATCGGGCTTCACTACCGTCAAAGAAGCCATGCAGAACGCTGCGTTCAGCCAATTTATCCGCTTGCTGATGCAAGATGAAATTGGACCATCCATCTTAAACACAGCGATTTCTCAAAACGACGTGAAGGATTTTTCATCAAAAGTTATGGATCGCTTCGCCAATCCTTATCTCGAACATAAATGGGAATCAATAGCCCTCAACTACAGTTCGAAAATGGCCATGCGTAATATCCCTTTATTGGATAAATGGTATGGCAGCCACAGCGAGGCACCGCAGCTATTCGCTCTGGGATTTGCAGCTTACCTTTACTTTTTAAAGTCAGAACGGAAAGATAGCCATTACATACGGACCATCAATGGACGCACCATCGAAATTCAGGATGAATCTGCAGCAGTCTTTTATGAGGCCTGGCAGCAGCCGGAGACGGTTGTTCATACCGTTCTTTCGAACGTAGGCTTATGGAATAGGGATCTGACCAAGTTTCCCGGACTGGAAG